A single genomic interval of Nonomuraea rubra harbors:
- a CDS encoding xanthine dehydrogenase family protein molybdopterin-binding subunit codes for MSIKYAETEQATGTTKYVGQAIDRVDGPAKTTGEARFAAEYPYPGLAYAALVHATIPRGRITAIDTAEASAVRGVIDVLTHENAPPMKPAPKASMLNPSTLVSGTPVNYLATDEVHWNGQPIAVVVAETPETARYAASLVRPAYEELPATVDLASEQHHAVPQKGNMISEAAADKGDAQAALATAPHSVDLTFTTPPHNHNAIEPHATTAVWDGDRLTVHEATQSITWTRRHLAQRFGVPAEGVRVLSPYVGGGFGGKGSVWAGTLLAVLAARATGRPVRLSLTREGVYHTVGGRTGSIQRVALGADADGSLTAILHTSVSRTGRVGGHGEPITAGTRHLYAAPNIHLRQSVVQLDLLPNTFMRAPGEAIGTFALESAVDELAWELGLDPVELRLRNEPDRDPVGGQELAHRRLREAYALGAERFGWRERDPRAGSMRDGRWLVGMGVATAYHPSMRMPANVTVRLGADGTVVVRCGLQEMGMGTATVLGQMAADELGVPLASVRVEYGDSELPVGPGAGGSMQTASAAAGVQDAAAKLKRTLLGLVRRSPGSPLRGRKPDEVEARDGGLYAGAAGQPYAEILKAAGRSHVEVESKAGMLGFVARTLRERRRLVRASTGVQFCEVRVDPDTMEVRVSRWLGVFDVGTVINARTAASQLRGGIVMGIGMALSEQTLIDHRSGRIMNASLSEYHVPVHADIPRIEVLCLDEPDSTMPMGLRGVGEVSITGAAAAVANAVRHATGKRVLDLPITLDKLL; via the coding sequence ATGAGCATCAAGTACGCCGAGACCGAGCAGGCCACCGGCACCACCAAGTACGTCGGCCAGGCGATCGACCGGGTCGACGGCCCCGCCAAGACCACCGGCGAGGCCCGCTTCGCCGCCGAGTACCCGTACCCGGGGCTGGCCTACGCCGCGCTCGTGCACGCCACCATCCCGCGCGGCCGCATCACCGCCATCGACACGGCGGAGGCGAGCGCCGTGCGCGGCGTGATCGACGTCCTCACCCACGAGAACGCGCCGCCCATGAAGCCCGCGCCCAAGGCGAGCATGCTCAACCCCAGCACGCTCGTCTCCGGCACCCCGGTCAACTACCTGGCCACCGACGAGGTGCACTGGAACGGCCAGCCCATCGCGGTCGTGGTCGCCGAGACCCCGGAGACGGCCAGGTACGCGGCGTCGCTGGTGCGGCCGGCGTACGAGGAGCTGCCCGCCACCGTGGATCTCGCGTCGGAGCAGCACCACGCCGTCCCCCAGAAGGGGAACATGATCTCCGAGGCCGCGGCCGACAAGGGCGACGCCCAGGCCGCGCTCGCCACCGCACCGCACTCGGTGGACCTGACCTTCACCACGCCGCCGCACAACCACAACGCGATCGAGCCGCACGCCACCACCGCCGTCTGGGACGGCGACCGGCTCACCGTCCACGAGGCCACGCAGAGCATCACGTGGACGCGCAGGCACCTGGCCCAGCGGTTCGGCGTGCCGGCGGAGGGCGTCAGGGTGCTGTCCCCGTACGTGGGCGGCGGGTTCGGCGGCAAGGGCTCCGTCTGGGCGGGCACGCTGCTCGCCGTGCTCGCCGCCCGCGCGACGGGCCGGCCGGTACGGCTGTCGCTCACCCGCGAGGGCGTCTACCACACGGTCGGCGGGCGCACGGGCAGCATCCAGCGGGTCGCGCTGGGCGCGGACGCGGACGGCTCGCTGACCGCGATCCTGCACACCAGCGTGTCCAGGACGGGACGCGTCGGCGGGCACGGAGAGCCGATCACCGCCGGTACCCGGCACCTGTACGCCGCGCCCAACATCCACCTGCGGCAGAGCGTCGTCCAGCTCGACCTGCTGCCCAACACCTTCATGCGGGCGCCGGGCGAGGCCATCGGCACCTTCGCCCTGGAGTCGGCCGTGGACGAGCTGGCCTGGGAGCTGGGCCTCGACCCGGTCGAGCTGCGCCTGCGCAACGAGCCCGACCGCGACCCGGTGGGCGGGCAGGAGCTGGCGCACCGGAGGTTGCGGGAGGCGTACGCGCTGGGGGCCGAACGGTTCGGCTGGCGCGAGCGGGACCCGCGGGCCGGGTCCATGCGGGACGGCCGGTGGCTGGTCGGCATGGGGGTGGCCACGGCCTACCACCCGTCGATGCGGATGCCGGCGAACGTCACCGTCCGCCTGGGCGCCGACGGCACGGTCGTGGTGCGCTGCGGCCTCCAGGAGATGGGCATGGGCACGGCGACGGTGCTCGGGCAGATGGCCGCCGACGAGCTGGGGGTGCCGCTGGCGTCCGTACGCGTCGAGTACGGCGACTCCGAGCTGCCGGTCGGGCCCGGCGCCGGCGGCTCGATGCAGACCGCGAGCGCGGCGGCCGGCGTGCAGGACGCCGCCGCCAAGCTGAAGCGCACGCTGCTCGGCCTGGTCCGCCGCTCGCCGGGCTCGCCGCTGCGCGGCCGCAAGCCGGACGAGGTGGAGGCGCGCGACGGCGGCCTGTACGCCGGGGCCGCGGGCCAGCCGTACGCGGAGATCCTCAAGGCGGCCGGCCGCAGCCACGTGGAGGTGGAGAGCAAGGCGGGCATGCTGGGCTTCGTGGCCAGGACCCTGCGCGAGCGCAGGCGGCTGGTGCGGGCGTCGACCGGCGTGCAGTTCTGCGAGGTGCGGGTGGATCCCGACACCATGGAGGTACGCGTCTCCCGCTGGCTGGGCGTCTTCGACGTCGGCACCGTGATCAACGCCAGGACGGCGGCGAGCCAGCTGCGCGGCGGCATCGTGATGGGCATCGGCATGGCGCTGTCGGAGCAGACGCTGATCGACCACCGCAGCGGGCGGATCATGAACGCGAGCCTGTCGGAGTACCACGTGCCGGTGCACGCCGACATTCCCCGCATCGAGGTGCTCTGCCTGGACGAGCCGGACTCGACCATGCCGATGGGGCTGCGCGGGGTCGGGGAGGTGAGCATCACCGGAGCCGCGGCGGCCGTGGCCAACGCCGTGCGGCACGCCACCGGCAAGCGGGTGCTCGACCTGCCGATCACGCTCGACAAGCTGCTGTGA
- a CDS encoding TetR/AcrR family transcriptional regulator codes for MTRSAFLRARRPEHKQQRREAILAAARELARASGVRNVSLGAVAEAVGLAKSNIVRYFGTREEIYLELLIEEWGQWAEAASDRLRTAGSAEAAVTVLAETVCDRPLFCDLLSHTSTSLEHNVSVPAARAFKHAVHDRLAEMGVAIAAVTDLTEREGGELAAAASGLAGMLYPASNPPPALAQVYAEDPELAASCPVLLPTLVRALRALAAGLPTLRDE; via the coding sequence ATGACACGGTCGGCATTCCTCCGGGCCAGGCGGCCTGAGCACAAGCAGCAGCGGCGCGAGGCCATCCTCGCCGCCGCCCGCGAGCTCGCCCGCGCCTCCGGAGTACGCAACGTGAGCCTGGGCGCCGTGGCCGAGGCCGTCGGGCTGGCCAAGTCGAACATCGTGCGGTATTTCGGTACCCGCGAGGAGATCTATCTGGAGCTGCTCATCGAGGAGTGGGGGCAGTGGGCCGAGGCCGCCTCCGACCGGCTGCGCACGGCCGGCTCCGCGGAGGCGGCGGTGACCGTGCTGGCCGAGACGGTCTGCGACCGGCCGCTCTTCTGCGACCTGCTCAGCCACACCTCCACCAGCCTGGAGCACAACGTGTCGGTCCCCGCGGCGCGCGCGTTCAAGCACGCGGTGCACGACCGGCTCGCCGAGATGGGCGTCGCGATCGCCGCCGTGACCGACCTGACCGAGCGCGAGGGAGGCGAGCTGGCCGCCGCCGCCAGCGGCCTGGCCGGCATGCTCTATCCGGCGTCCAACCCGCCGCCCGCGCTCGCCCAGGTGTACGCCGAGGACCCCGAGCTGGCGGCGTCCTGCCCCGTGCTGCTGCCCACGCTCGTCCGCGCGCTCAGAGCCCTCGCGGCCGGCCTGCCCACGCTCAGGGACGAGTGA
- a CDS encoding DsbA family protein has translation MAVADLWFDPSCPYTWVTARWLMEVRKVRPVEVRWHVMSLSVLNEGRDDDPEGDPEGYLWIPVRICAAVQRDHGQQALERFYTALWTTGTGDWIGDLRTALATAGLPVELAELGQTTDCDQFVRASHAEGMALIGGDHVGTPIVAVTREDGERVVFFGPVVSRVPTGEQAARLWDGTLLVAGTPGFHELKGRPHEDPHLT, from the coding sequence ATGGCTGTGGCAGACCTGTGGTTCGACCCGTCCTGCCCGTACACCTGGGTGACCGCGCGCTGGCTGATGGAGGTGCGGAAGGTGCGCCCGGTCGAGGTGCGCTGGCACGTCATGAGCCTGTCCGTACTGAACGAGGGCCGCGACGACGACCCGGAAGGCGACCCCGAGGGCTACCTCTGGATCCCGGTCCGCATCTGCGCGGCCGTCCAGCGCGACCACGGGCAGCAGGCGCTGGAGCGGTTCTACACAGCCCTGTGGACGACCGGCACGGGCGACTGGATCGGTGACCTGCGCACCGCGCTGGCGACCGCCGGCCTGCCGGTCGAGCTGGCCGAGCTTGGCCAGACAACCGACTGCGACCAGTTCGTACGCGCCTCGCACGCCGAGGGCATGGCCCTGATCGGCGGCGACCACGTGGGCACCCCGATCGTCGCGGTCACGCGCGAGGACGGCGAGCGGGTGGTGTTCTTCGGGCCGGTGGTCTCCCGCGTGCCCACCGGCGAGCAGGCCGCCCGCCTGTGGGACGGGACGCTGCTGGTGGCGGGCACCCCGGGCTTCCACGAGCTGAAGGGCAGGCCGCACGAGGACCCTCACCTAACGTAA
- a CDS encoding pectate lyase: MRSNNPLYLACAALGAAIVAALLVIPSASAATLFGDDFQDGDATGWTRSGGSWSVVTDGSPAYRQSGTSADARALAGTGWGDQAVQARVKPITFNGSGRYVAVLARAQNTGSYYFLGLSNSGTAVLGKRTGGAPITLATGAATVTPGSWHTVRLEAFGSTLRGFVNDVQVVSATDTSFSSGRAGLAGYYASATFDDVLVTDLGGPTASPTVPTIPPGSCLPPSGSPTGFASVNAWGQNGTTGGAGGPTVAVDTAAELIAAIGQEGPLTVCVLGTITVPAGMHNVASDKTILGVGSTSGITGGGLNIGLPADDSVTSPPPNAVHNVIIRNLSFRGATDDSINVQMFSHHVWIDHNDLADGYDGLIDIKRGSSYVTVSWNHTHDHTKNMLLGHDDGNAAQDVGRLKVTYHHNWFDGTPQRNPRVRFGEPVHVFNNYYFYNTDTGVACQADAGCLVEGNYFERVEEPVTNSYAGPGGRCVARNNVFVDESGAPDCGGAVQEASAYYSYTVADPSSVKATVMAGAGVGKL, from the coding sequence GTGCGCAGCAACAACCCTCTGTATCTCGCCTGTGCCGCGCTCGGCGCGGCCATCGTCGCCGCACTCCTGGTCATCCCGAGCGCGTCCGCCGCGACGCTGTTCGGCGACGACTTCCAGGACGGCGACGCGACCGGCTGGACCAGGTCCGGCGGGAGCTGGTCGGTGGTGACCGACGGCTCCCCGGCGTACCGGCAGTCGGGCACCAGCGCGGACGCCCGCGCCCTGGCCGGCACCGGCTGGGGCGACCAGGCGGTGCAGGCCCGCGTCAAGCCGATCACGTTCAACGGATCGGGCCGGTACGTCGCGGTGCTGGCCAGAGCGCAGAACACCGGCAGCTACTACTTCCTCGGCCTGAGCAACTCCGGCACCGCCGTCCTCGGCAAGCGGACCGGCGGCGCCCCCATCACGCTCGCCACCGGCGCGGCCACCGTCACCCCCGGATCCTGGCACACGGTCCGGCTGGAGGCGTTCGGCTCGACGCTGCGCGGCTTCGTGAACGACGTGCAGGTGGTCTCCGCCACGGACACCTCGTTCAGCTCGGGACGCGCCGGCCTGGCCGGCTACTACGCCAGCGCCACCTTCGACGACGTGCTGGTCACGGACCTCGGCGGCCCCACGGCCTCGCCCACCGTCCCCACCATCCCGCCGGGAAGCTGCCTGCCCCCGTCCGGATCCCCCACCGGCTTCGCCTCCGTCAACGCCTGGGGCCAGAACGGCACCACCGGCGGCGCGGGCGGTCCCACCGTGGCGGTGGACACGGCGGCCGAGCTGATCGCCGCGATCGGCCAGGAAGGCCCGCTCACGGTCTGCGTGCTCGGCACGATCACCGTCCCGGCCGGCATGCACAACGTGGCCTCCGACAAGACCATCCTCGGTGTGGGGTCCACGTCCGGCATCACCGGTGGCGGGCTCAACATCGGCCTGCCCGCCGACGACTCCGTGACCTCGCCGCCCCCGAACGCCGTGCACAACGTGATCATCCGCAACCTGTCGTTCCGCGGGGCCACCGACGACTCGATCAACGTGCAGATGTTCAGCCACCACGTCTGGATCGATCACAACGACCTGGCCGACGGGTACGACGGGCTGATCGACATCAAGCGCGGGTCGTCGTACGTGACCGTCTCCTGGAACCACACGCACGACCACACCAAGAACATGCTGCTCGGGCACGACGACGGGAACGCGGCGCAGGACGTGGGGCGGTTGAAGGTCACCTACCACCACAACTGGTTCGACGGGACGCCGCAGCGGAACCCGCGGGTGCGGTTCGGGGAGCCGGTGCACGTGTTCAACAACTACTACTTCTACAACACCGATACCGGGGTGGCCTGCCAGGCTGATGCCGGGTGCCTGGTCGAAGGGAACTACTTCGAGCGGGTGGAGGAGCCGGTGACCAACTCGTACGCGGGGCCGGGTGGGCGGTGTGTCGCGCGGAACAACGTGTTCGTGGACGAGTCGGGGGCTCCTGACTGTGGCGGGGCTGTGCAGGAGGCGTCGGCGTACTACTCGTACACGGTGGCCGACCCCAGCTCCGTGAAGGCGACGGTCATGGCCGGCGCCGGCGTCGGCAAGCTCTGA
- a CDS encoding (2Fe-2S)-binding protein, whose protein sequence is MKVNGSVESLDVEPWVSLLDALRERLGLTGPKKGCDQGACGACTVLADGVRINACLALAVQYDGREITTIEGVAHPLQEAFVRNDGLQCGYCTPGQICSAIGMLAEYEAGMPSAVPESSGLDEAQIRERMSGNLCRCGAYNGIMDAIKEVSG, encoded by the coding sequence ATGAAGGTGAACGGCTCCGTCGAGTCCCTCGACGTCGAGCCGTGGGTGAGCCTGCTCGACGCGCTGCGCGAGCGGCTCGGGCTCACCGGCCCCAAGAAGGGCTGTGACCAGGGCGCCTGCGGCGCTTGCACGGTGCTCGCCGACGGCGTGCGGATCAACGCGTGCCTGGCGCTGGCCGTCCAGTACGACGGCAGGGAGATCACCACGATCGAGGGGGTGGCGCACCCGCTGCAGGAGGCGTTCGTACGCAACGACGGGCTCCAGTGCGGCTACTGCACCCCGGGCCAGATCTGCTCGGCGATCGGCATGCTGGCCGAGTACGAGGCCGGCATGCCCAGCGCCGTGCCCGAGTCGAGCGGCCTCGACGAGGCCCAGATCAGGGAGCGCATGAGCGGCAACCTGTGCCGCTGCGGCGCCTACAACGGCATCATGGACGCGATCAAGGAGGTCTCGGGATGA
- a CDS encoding endonuclease/exonuclease/phosphatase family protein: MLRFLVITGLVSPLLPVSLPVSLPAQAPALHVMTWNVCAGTYRSCPLYRRTTTELAWHVAVLATKADVLFLQEFCAGADADLERELETRTGRAWSVGSAGFAHPDGSPYQCAPDRNGAPRGVQSVTLAVAERDARFEVHALTTPPWGLRRSAICTAGRALCTAHLSSGSVYDDRQKGKPYRHRQLRELFELGRGVVGGDLNLVPRDAARAYEGRDECDPRARWTYVTRKRKIDYVFAADGRMRRCFVDYARKHWSDHVPVHAWVTP; encoded by the coding sequence ATGCTCAGATTTCTCGTGATCACCGGGCTGGTATCCCCTCTTCTGCCCGTTTCCCTGCCCGTTTCCCTGCCCGCGCAGGCGCCCGCGCTCCACGTGATGACGTGGAACGTCTGTGCGGGCACGTACCGGAGCTGCCCCCTCTACCGCCGCACCACCACCGAGCTGGCCTGGCACGTCGCCGTGCTGGCGACCAAGGCGGACGTGCTCTTCCTCCAGGAGTTCTGCGCGGGCGCGGACGCCGACCTGGAGCGCGAGCTGGAGACCCGCACCGGCCGGGCGTGGAGCGTCGGGTCGGCCGGGTTCGCGCACCCGGACGGCTCGCCGTACCAGTGCGCTCCCGACCGGAACGGCGCGCCGCGCGGAGTCCAGAGCGTCACGCTGGCCGTGGCGGAGCGGGACGCCCGCTTCGAGGTGCACGCGCTGACCACGCCGCCGTGGGGCCTGCGCAGGTCCGCGATCTGCACGGCCGGCCGGGCGCTCTGCACCGCGCACCTCTCGTCCGGCTCGGTCTACGACGACAGGCAGAAGGGCAAGCCCTACCGGCACAGACAGCTCCGGGAGCTGTTCGAACTCGGCAGAGGCGTCGTCGGCGGCGACCTCAACCTGGTGCCGCGCGACGCCGCCCGCGCCTACGAGGGCCGCGACGAATGCGACCCGCGCGCACGCTGGACCTACGTCACCCGCAAGCGGAAGATCGACTACGTCTTCGCCGCCGACGGCCGCATGCGGCGCTGCTTCGTCGACTACGCCAGGAAACACTGGTCGGACCACGTGCCGGTGCACGCGTGGGTGACGCCGTAG
- a CDS encoding FAD binding domain-containing protein: MRPFAYVKPADAAEAVRVAAEPGARFLGGGTNLVDLMREGIERPDTVVDVTGLPFDTVDELPGGGLRIGALVRNSALAADHRVRTRYPMVSQALLSGASAQLRNMATVGGNLLQRTRCPYFYDHASACNKRSPGAGCDALDGFNRGTAILGVSESCVAAHPSDLCVALAALDAVVEVQGPDGTRRVPMAGFHQLPGDTPDVETALAPGDLVTAVELPAAPVAANSRYRKVRDRASYAFALVSVAAALEVRDGTVTDVRLALGGVAPKPWRATQAERLLVGGPADETAFRRAAEAELAEATTRQGNAFKPRLAVATITATLRDLNGGVTAR; this comes from the coding sequence ATGAGACCGTTCGCGTACGTCAAGCCCGCCGACGCGGCGGAGGCCGTCCGCGTGGCCGCCGAGCCGGGCGCCAGGTTCCTCGGCGGCGGCACCAACCTGGTGGACCTCATGCGCGAGGGCATCGAACGCCCCGACACCGTCGTGGACGTGACCGGCCTGCCGTTCGACACCGTGGACGAGCTGCCCGGCGGCGGGCTGCGGATCGGCGCGCTCGTCCGCAACAGTGCCCTGGCCGCCGACCATCGGGTGCGCACCCGCTACCCGATGGTGTCGCAGGCGCTGCTGTCCGGAGCCTCCGCCCAGCTCCGCAACATGGCCACCGTGGGCGGCAACCTGCTGCAACGCACCCGCTGCCCGTACTTCTACGACCACGCCTCGGCCTGCAACAAGCGCTCCCCCGGCGCCGGCTGCGACGCGCTCGACGGGTTCAACCGGGGCACGGCGATCCTGGGCGTCAGCGAGAGCTGCGTGGCCGCGCACCCGTCCGACCTGTGCGTGGCGCTGGCCGCCCTCGACGCGGTCGTCGAGGTGCAGGGCCCGGACGGCACCCGGCGCGTCCCCATGGCCGGCTTCCACCAGTTGCCCGGTGACACCCCGGACGTCGAGACCGCGCTGGCCCCCGGCGACCTGGTCACGGCGGTCGAGCTGCCGGCCGCGCCGGTCGCGGCCAACTCCCGCTACCGCAAGGTCCGCGACCGGGCGTCGTACGCGTTCGCCCTCGTCTCGGTGGCGGCGGCGCTGGAGGTGCGCGACGGCACGGTCACCGACGTGCGCCTGGCGCTGGGCGGCGTCGCGCCCAAGCCGTGGCGGGCCACACAGGCCGAGCGGCTGCTGGTCGGCGGCCCGGCCGACGAGACCGCCTTCCGGCGCGCCGCCGAGGCGGAGCTGGCGGAGGCCACCACCAGGCAGGGCAACGCCTTCAAGCCCCGCCTCGCCGTGGCCACGATCACCGCCACGCTGCGCGACCTGAACGGGGGAGTGACGGCCCGATGA
- a CDS encoding TetR/AcrR family transcriptional regulator, which yields MEHAERLLTAAGELFYRRGIQAVGMDDVRSASGVSLKRLYQCYPSKEALVVAYLERRDERWMDSLTSYVAERGDSVEAVFGWLERWFGEEDFRGCGFLNAYGELGATSEAVAEVVRRHKRRLRDYLRGLVSDDLLADQLLVLVDGATVTAMVDPERGAQAARAAKEAARVITAACRA from the coding sequence ATGGAACACGCCGAACGACTCCTGACGGCGGCCGGCGAGCTGTTCTACCGGCGCGGCATCCAGGCCGTCGGCATGGACGACGTCAGGAGCGCCTCCGGCGTGTCGCTCAAGCGCCTCTACCAGTGCTACCCGTCCAAGGAGGCGCTGGTCGTGGCGTACCTGGAGCGGCGCGACGAGCGGTGGATGGACTCGCTCACCTCGTACGTGGCCGAGCGCGGCGACTCGGTCGAGGCGGTGTTCGGGTGGCTGGAGCGGTGGTTCGGCGAAGAAGACTTCCGCGGGTGCGGCTTCCTCAACGCGTACGGGGAGCTGGGCGCGACCTCGGAGGCCGTCGCGGAGGTGGTGCGGCGGCACAAGCGGAGGCTGCGCGACTACCTGCGCGGGCTGGTGTCCGACGACCTGCTGGCCGACCAGCTCCTCGTGCTGGTGGACGGGGCCACGGTCACCGCCATGGTGGACCCGGAACGAGGAGCGCAGGCGGCGCGGGCGGCCAAGGAGGCCGCCCGCGTGATCACAGCAGCTTGCCGAGCGTGA
- a CDS encoding nuclear transport factor 2 family protein, with amino-acid sequence MSRPPVPPFTEESARIKVQAAEDAWNTCDPDKVALAYTEDSVWRNRDEFVTGRDEIRAFLRRKWDRELDYALRKELWAVLGDRIAVRFQYESRDASGQWWRSYGNEQWEFDESGLMRRREASINDVRISEPERRIFGPRGEDERGVDVLPLR; translated from the coding sequence ATGTCCCGCCCGCCCGTTCCGCCGTTCACCGAGGAGAGTGCCCGGATCAAGGTCCAGGCCGCCGAGGACGCCTGGAACACGTGCGACCCGGACAAGGTCGCGCTCGCGTACACGGAGGACTCGGTGTGGCGCAACCGCGACGAGTTCGTGACCGGGAGGGACGAGATCAGGGCGTTCCTGCGCCGCAAGTGGGACAGGGAGCTGGACTACGCGCTGCGCAAGGAGCTGTGGGCGGTGCTCGGCGACCGCATCGCGGTGCGGTTCCAGTACGAGTCGCGCGACGCCTCGGGGCAGTGGTGGCGCAGCTACGGCAACGAGCAGTGGGAGTTCGACGAGTCCGGGCTGATGCGGCGCAGGGAGGCCAGCATCAACGACGTGCGCATCTCCGAGCCCGAGCGGCGCATCTTCGGGCCGCGCGGCGAGGACGAGCGCGGCGTGGACGTGCTACCGCTCAGGTAG
- a CDS encoding cellulase family glycosylhydrolase, translating into MIKRLGLAAAALLSLLVSMLIVPAPAHAAVGLRVSGTRILEANGNAFVMRGVSHAHTWYTNQTGSFANIKALRANTVRVVLSGGRWTPNSASDVANVVSLCRQNRLICVLENHDTTGYGEQSGAYTLDQAVDYWSSVRSALTGTENFIIVNIGNEPYGNNNVSAWTAATTSAITRMRTLGFQHMLMVDAPNWGQDWQFTMRDNARTVAAADTQQNTVFSVHMYGVFDTAAEITAYLDAFQTAGLPLVIGEFGHNHSDGNPDEDTIMAQAVSRGLGYIGWSWSGNGGGVEYLDMVTNFSPTALTSWGQRIFNGANGIAATSREATFFGGGTDTTAPTTPGTPSSSGVTSTGATLTWTASTDAGGSGLAGYDVYREQGSTDPLLGSTTTNSVSLTGLTPATQYQVYVRARDGAGNQSTASATTTFTTTSGGGNGGCTAAGTVQSQWSGGYVVQPVTVTNTGTSGITGWTVTFTLPAGHTLAGSWNATVTTSGQTVTAKNAGYNGTVGGGGSTGFGFQVSRPGGNTATVGSYTCAAS; encoded by the coding sequence ATGATCAAACGACTCGGGCTCGCGGCGGCGGCGCTCCTGTCGCTGCTCGTCTCGATGCTGATCGTCCCGGCTCCCGCCCACGCCGCGGTCGGGCTCCGGGTCAGCGGCACCAGGATTCTGGAGGCCAACGGGAACGCGTTCGTCATGCGCGGCGTCAGCCACGCGCACACCTGGTACACGAACCAGACGGGCTCCTTCGCCAACATCAAGGCGCTGCGCGCCAACACCGTGCGCGTGGTGCTCAGCGGCGGCCGGTGGACCCCGAACAGCGCCTCCGACGTGGCCAACGTCGTCTCCCTGTGCCGACAGAACCGGTTAATATGCGTGCTTGAGAACCACGACACCACCGGGTACGGCGAGCAGAGCGGCGCGTACACGCTCGACCAGGCGGTCGACTACTGGAGCAGCGTCCGCAGCGCCCTGACCGGCACCGAGAACTTCATCATCGTCAACATCGGCAACGAGCCGTACGGCAACAACAACGTCTCCGCCTGGACCGCCGCGACCACGAGCGCGATCACCCGCATGCGCACCCTCGGCTTCCAGCACATGCTGATGGTGGACGCGCCCAACTGGGGCCAGGACTGGCAGTTCACCATGCGTGACAACGCCCGCACCGTCGCCGCCGCGGACACGCAGCAGAACACGGTGTTCTCGGTCCACATGTACGGCGTCTTCGACACCGCCGCCGAGATCACCGCCTACCTGGACGCCTTCCAGACCGCCGGGCTGCCGCTGGTGATCGGCGAGTTCGGCCACAACCACTCCGACGGCAACCCGGACGAGGACACCATCATGGCGCAGGCCGTCTCGCGCGGCCTCGGCTACATCGGCTGGTCGTGGAGCGGCAACGGCGGCGGCGTCGAGTACCTCGACATGGTCACCAACTTCTCCCCGACCGCGCTCACCTCCTGGGGCCAGCGCATCTTCAACGGCGCCAACGGCATCGCGGCCACCTCCCGCGAGGCCACCTTCTTCGGCGGCGGCACCGACACCACCGCCCCGACCACACCCGGCACCCCGTCGTCGTCCGGGGTCACCTCCACCGGCGCCACCCTGACCTGGACGGCCTCCACCGACGCCGGCGGCTCCGGGCTGGCGGGCTACGACGTCTACCGCGAGCAGGGCAGCACCGACCCGCTGCTCGGCTCGACCACCACCAACTCCGTCAGCCTCACCGGCCTGACGCCCGCCACCCAGTACCAGGTGTACGTCCGGGCGCGTGACGGCGCGGGCAACCAGTCCACCGCCTCGGCCACCACCACCTTCACCACCACCTCCGGCGGCGGGAACGGCGGCTGCACGGCCGCCGGCACCGTGCAGAGCCAGTGGAGCGGCGGCTACGTCGTCCAGCCGGTCACGGTCACCAACACCGGCACGTCGGGCATCACCGGCTGGACCGTCACCTTCACGCTTCCCGCCGGGCACACGCTGGCCGGGTCGTGGAACGCCACGGTGACGACCAGCGGGCAGACGGTCACAGCGAAGAACGCCGGCTACAACGGCACCGTGGGAGGGGGAGGCAGCACCGGCTTCGGCTTCCAGGTCAGCCGCCCGGGCGGGAACACCGCCACGGTCGGCTCGTACACCTGCGCGGCCTCCTGA